Proteins encoded together in one Pseudomonas sp. Seg1 window:
- the mreD gene encoding rod shape-determining protein MreD, producing the protein MVGATASRNGWIVWLTFAIGMLLSVSPLPQFMEILRPLWLALLLTFWALYMPQTVGMVTAFCLGLAEDVLYGTLLGQNALILTLITFLVLSLQQRLRMFPIWQQCLVILVIFGLAQLVQLWLSALTGNRQPTLALVLPALVSALLWPWVSFALRGLRRRYKIN; encoded by the coding sequence ATGGTCGGGGCTACCGCATCGCGAAACGGCTGGATCGTCTGGCTGACGTTTGCCATCGGCATGCTGCTCAGCGTCTCGCCGCTGCCGCAATTCATGGAAATACTGCGCCCGCTGTGGCTCGCCTTGCTGCTGACTTTCTGGGCGCTGTACATGCCGCAGACGGTTGGCATGGTGACGGCGTTTTGCCTGGGCCTGGCGGAAGACGTGCTGTACGGCACGCTGCTTGGGCAGAACGCACTGATCCTGACACTGATCACCTTCCTGGTCCTGTCGTTGCAACAGCGTCTGCGCATGTTTCCGATCTGGCAGCAATGTCTGGTGATCCTGGTGATCTTCGGACTCGCGCAACTGGTGCAGTTGTGGCTCAGTGCCTTGACCGGCAATCGCCAGCCGACCCTGGCGCTGGTGCTGCCGGCACTGGTCAGCGCCTTGCTCTGGCCTTGGGTCAGCTTCGCTTTGCGTGGATTGCGCCGCCGCTACAAAATCAATTGA
- a CDS encoding Maf family protein codes for MKPLYLASGSPRRRELLTQIGVAFSAISADIDETPLPEESPSAYVERLARGKAEAGRRTIVSDQAFCVLGADTAVVLEGKILGKPVDEADACAMLMMLSGKEHEVLTAIAVLEGERCESRVVRSLVRFRPISREEAAAYWASGEPRDKAGGYGIQGLGAVFVAGLNGSYSAVVGLPVCETAELLGHFGIPCWQNLNAQ; via the coding sequence ATGAAGCCGCTTTACCTCGCCTCTGGATCGCCGCGTCGCCGTGAGTTGCTCACGCAGATTGGTGTGGCTTTTTCCGCCATCAGCGCGGACATCGATGAAACCCCACTTCCTGAAGAATCGCCATCGGCCTATGTCGAACGCCTCGCGCGCGGCAAGGCCGAGGCCGGGCGACGCACGATCGTGTCCGACCAGGCATTCTGTGTGCTGGGCGCCGACACGGCGGTGGTGCTCGAAGGCAAAATTCTTGGCAAACCGGTGGACGAAGCCGATGCATGCGCCATGCTGATGATGTTGTCCGGCAAGGAGCATGAAGTGCTGACCGCGATTGCCGTGCTCGAAGGCGAGCGCTGCGAATCACGGGTAGTGCGCAGTCTGGTGCGGTTCCGCCCGATCAGCCGTGAAGAAGCGGCAGCCTATTGGGCCAGTGGCGAACCCCGGGACAAGGCCGGTGGCTATGGCATTCAGGGACTCGGCGCGGTGTTTGTCGCGGGCCTCAATGGCAGCTATTCGGCGGTGGTCGGCTTGCCTGTTTGCGAAACCGCAGAACTGTTGGGCCATTTCGGCATACCCTGTTGGCAAAACCTGAACGCGCAATAA
- the rng gene encoding ribonuclease G, with the protein MSEEILINITPMESRVAVVENGVLQEVHVERTQKRGIVGNIYKGKIVRVLPGMQAAFVDIGLDRAAFIHAAEISLREGPAVESISALVHEGQSLVVQVTKDPIGSKGARLTTQLSIPSRYLVYMPRTAHVGISLKIEDEAERERLKQVVSDCVAKEGIKEAGGFILRTAAEGAGADEILMDIRYLRRLWDQINEQIKTISAPSVIYEDLGLALRTLRDLVNPKIEKIRIDSRETFQKTTQFVAELMPEIADRLEHYPGERPIFDLYGVEDEIQKALERKVPLKSGGYLVVDPAEAMTTIDVNTGAFVGHRNLEETIFKTNLEAATAIARQMRLRNLGGIIIIDFIDMEDEEHQRQVLRTLEKQLERDHAKTNIIGITELGLVQMTRKRTRESLEQVLCEPCSSCQGRGKLKTAETICYEIFREILREARAYQAEGYRVLANQKVVDRLLDEESGNVAELEGFIGRTIRFQVETMYSQEQYDVVLL; encoded by the coding sequence ATGAGTGAAGAGATTCTGATCAACATCACGCCGATGGAGTCGCGCGTGGCGGTGGTCGAAAACGGTGTGCTGCAAGAAGTCCATGTCGAGCGCACGCAAAAACGCGGGATCGTCGGCAACATCTATAAAGGCAAGATTGTCCGGGTGCTGCCGGGTATGCAGGCGGCGTTTGTCGACATCGGCCTTGATCGTGCGGCGTTCATTCACGCTGCCGAAATATCTCTGCGCGAAGGCCCGGCGGTGGAAAGCATCAGCGCGCTGGTGCACGAAGGTCAGAGTCTGGTAGTGCAAGTCACCAAGGATCCGATCGGTTCCAAAGGCGCACGGCTGACCACGCAGTTGTCGATCCCGTCGCGTTATCTGGTGTACATGCCGCGCACCGCCCACGTCGGCATTTCCCTGAAAATCGAAGACGAAGCCGAGCGCGAACGCCTCAAGCAGGTCGTCAGCGATTGCGTGGCCAAAGAAGGCATCAAAGAGGCCGGCGGCTTTATTCTGCGTACCGCTGCCGAGGGCGCGGGAGCCGATGAAATCCTCATGGACATCCGCTACCTGCGGCGCCTGTGGGATCAGATCAACGAACAGATCAAGACCATTTCGGCGCCGAGCGTGATCTATGAAGACCTCGGTCTGGCCCTGCGCACATTGCGCGACCTGGTCAATCCGAAAATCGAGAAGATCCGCATCGATTCCCGGGAAACCTTCCAGAAAACCACGCAGTTCGTCGCCGAACTGATGCCGGAAATCGCCGATCGTCTGGAGCACTACCCCGGCGAGCGACCGATTTTTGATCTGTATGGTGTCGAAGACGAAATCCAGAAAGCCCTGGAACGCAAGGTGCCGCTGAAATCCGGTGGCTACCTGGTGGTCGATCCGGCAGAAGCCATGACCACCATCGACGTCAATACCGGGGCGTTCGTCGGTCATCGCAATCTTGAAGAAACCATTTTCAAGACCAATCTCGAGGCGGCAACCGCGATTGCCCGGCAGATGCGCCTGCGCAATCTGGGCGGGATCATCATCATCGACTTCATCGACATGGAAGATGAGGAGCACCAGCGCCAGGTGCTGCGTACGCTGGAGAAACAGCTGGAACGCGATCACGCCAAGACCAACATCATCGGCATCACCGAGTTGGGCCTGGTGCAGATGACTCGCAAGCGTACCCGCGAAAGCCTTGAACAAGTGCTGTGCGAGCCGTGCAGCAGTTGCCAGGGGCGCGGCAAGCTGAAAACCGCAGAAACCATCTGTTACGAGATTTTCCGCGAGATCCTTCGCGAGGCCCGGGCCTATCAGGCCGAGGGTTATCGCGTGTTGGCGAACCAGAAAGTTGTCGACCGTTTGCTGGATGAAGAGTCCGGTAACGTTGCCGAGCTTGAAGGGTTTATCGGGCGCACCATACGCTTCCAGGTGGAAACCATGTATTCCCAGGAACAATATGACGTGGTGTTGCTCTGA
- a CDS encoding YhdP family protein, with translation MDRLTRILAALTRWGLGLCALVLVLMALYVSLGRELTPLVAEYRAEIEDKASAALGMPLEIGELEGNWSGFAPILLAHDVMVGDGANALRLDRVRVVPDLWSSLLAREVRIAHLELNGLKISLKEAEDGSWALEGLPVQKDQPLDPEQLFNRSQMIQQLSVLDSQVTLQPLDHPAMTLTYVGLNLKTGASRQRLDARLTLPDGQPVALNLRTRIRPKQWQDSSVEGYASLPQSDWSKWLPERLTQQWNFSEIKAGGELWVNWSDGALQSAALRLNAPQLTGAYGERKPIQINNLALNAYYENSANGVKVTLDSLAMNFGDTRWESRVQVQQTLATDKADELWHLQADRLDLTPITPLLNALGPLPQGFATAVERLKVTGGLRNVLLDFRPSATDGSKFGFAANLDNVGFDAYHGAPAARNVSGSLTGNLDGGELRMDSKDFVLHLDPIFAKPWQYIQANARLTWKLDKDGFTLIAPYLKVLGEEGKIAGDFLIRLHFDHSQEDYMDLRVGLVDGDGRYTAKYLPQVLSPALDEWLRTAILQGAVDQGFFQYQGSLSKNAGEADRSISLFFKVHDAELAFQPGWPHVSKVSGDVFIEDSGVRILASKGQLLDTQVSDVFVNIPHVPAGQHTHMYLDGGFAGGLGDGLKILQDAPIGTGETFAGWEGAGDLQGKLKLDIPLDKGGDQPKIVVDFKTANARLKLAEPKLELTQLKGDFRFDSAKGLSGQNIAARAFDKPVTAQIFADGSANKLKTRVAASGQVEVKKLTDWLGVTQPLPVSGTIPYQLQLNLDGADSQLMVSSSMKGVAVDLPAPFGMAADVGRDTIFRMTLQGQERRYWVNYDQLANFTFAAPPSNFADGRGELFLGAGEAVLPGNKGLRIRGVLSELDVAPWQALVNKYAGQDPGGSAKQLLSSADFKVGKLTAFGTTLDQASVQLNRKPGAWNLALDSQQAKGTASLPDAKNAPIVVNLQSVRLPAPDPTVQADENSPDPLVSVDPTKIPALDITINQLFLGQDLVGGWSLKVRPTAKGIALNNLDMGLKGILLQGNGGWEGAPGATNSWFKGRIGGKNLADVLKGWGFAPSVTSEEFHMDVDGRWPGSPAWLATKRFSGTLDASLSKGQFVEVEGGAQALRVFGLLNFNSIGRRLRLDFSDLFGKGLSYDRVKGLLVANNGVYVTREPIRLTGPSSNLELDGTLDLVGDQVDAKLLVTLPVTNNLPIAALIVGAPAVGGALFLIDKLIGDRVARFASVKYTVKGPWKEPKITFDKPF, from the coding sequence ATGGACCGTCTGACACGCATTTTGGCCGCACTCACCCGCTGGGGGCTGGGCCTGTGCGCGTTGGTTCTGGTGTTGATGGCGTTGTACGTCAGTCTGGGGCGCGAGCTGACCCCGCTGGTGGCCGAATACCGCGCCGAAATTGAAGACAAGGCCAGTGCCGCCCTCGGCATGCCGTTGGAGATCGGTGAGCTGGAAGGCAACTGGAGCGGTTTTGCACCGATCCTGCTGGCCCATGACGTCATGGTCGGTGATGGGGCCAATGCCTTGCGTCTGGATCGGGTGCGTGTCGTGCCGGATCTGTGGTCCAGCCTGTTGGCTCGTGAAGTACGCATTGCCCATCTGGAACTCAATGGCCTGAAAATCAGCCTCAAGGAAGCCGAGGATGGCAGTTGGGCGCTGGAGGGGCTGCCGGTGCAGAAGGACCAGCCGCTCGATCCGGAGCAGCTGTTCAATCGCTCGCAAATGATTCAGCAACTGTCGGTGCTCGACAGTCAGGTGACTTTGCAGCCGCTGGATCACCCGGCGATGACGCTCACTTATGTCGGCCTCAATCTGAAAACCGGTGCAAGTCGTCAACGTCTCGACGCGCGTTTGACCCTGCCCGACGGCCAACCCGTTGCGCTGAATCTGCGCACGCGAATTCGCCCCAAGCAGTGGCAGGACAGCTCAGTGGAGGGCTACGCCAGCCTGCCGCAAAGTGACTGGTCAAAGTGGCTGCCGGAACGCCTGACCCAACAATGGAATTTCTCCGAGATCAAGGCCGGCGGCGAGCTGTGGGTGAACTGGTCTGACGGTGCGCTGCAAAGCGCGGCGCTGCGCCTGAATGCACCGCAACTGACCGGCGCCTACGGCGAGCGCAAGCCGATCCAGATCAACAATCTGGCGCTCAACGCCTACTACGAGAACAGCGCCAATGGCGTGAAAGTCACCCTTGATTCGCTGGCGATGAACTTTGGCGACACCCGCTGGGAGTCGCGAGTCCAGGTGCAGCAGACCCTCGCCACCGACAAGGCCGACGAACTCTGGCATTTGCAGGCGGATCGTCTCGATCTGACGCCGATTACGCCGCTGCTCAATGCATTGGGGCCGTTGCCGCAGGGGTTTGCCACAGCGGTCGAGCGTCTGAAGGTCACTGGCGGTTTGCGCAACGTGTTGCTGGACTTCCGTCCGAGCGCCACGGATGGCAGCAAATTCGGCTTCGCGGCCAACCTCGACAATGTCGGTTTCGATGCCTACCACGGCGCCCCGGCGGCACGAAATGTCAGCGGTAGCCTGACAGGCAATCTCGACGGCGGCGAGTTACGCATGGACAGCAAGGACTTTGTCCTGCACCTCGATCCGATCTTCGCCAAGCCATGGCAGTACATTCAGGCCAACGCCCGGTTGACCTGGAAACTCGATAAAGACGGCTTCACCCTGATCGCGCCGTATCTGAAAGTGCTGGGCGAGGAGGGCAAGATTGCCGGTGACTTCCTGATCCGCCTGCATTTCGACCACAGCCAGGAAGACTACATGGACCTGCGCGTCGGCCTGGTCGATGGCGACGGACGCTACACCGCCAAGTACTTGCCCCAGGTGTTGAGCCCGGCGCTGGACGAATGGTTGCGCACCGCGATCCTTCAGGGGGCCGTGGATCAGGGCTTCTTCCAATATCAGGGTTCGCTGAGCAAAAACGCCGGGGAAGCGGATCGCAGTATCAGTCTGTTCTTCAAGGTGCATGACGCCGAACTGGCCTTCCAGCCAGGCTGGCCGCACGTGAGCAAGGTCAGCGGCGATGTGTTCATCGAGGACAGCGGCGTACGGATTCTGGCCAGCAAGGGCCAATTGCTCGATACCCAGGTCAGCGATGTTTTCGTCAACATTCCCCATGTGCCGGCCGGGCAACATACGCATATGTATCTCGACGGCGGGTTTGCCGGCGGTCTCGGTGATGGCCTGAAAATTCTTCAGGATGCACCGATCGGCACGGGCGAAACCTTTGCCGGCTGGGAAGGCGCGGGTGATCTGCAAGGCAAACTGAAACTGGACATCCCGCTGGACAAGGGCGGTGACCAGCCGAAGATCGTTGTCGACTTCAAGACCGCCAATGCGCGGCTGAAACTGGCCGAGCCGAAACTGGAATTGACCCAGCTCAAAGGTGATTTCCGCTTCGACAGTGCCAAGGGCCTGAGCGGGCAGAACATCGCTGCCCGAGCATTCGACAAACCGGTCACCGCGCAAATCTTCGCTGACGGCAGCGCTAACAAACTCAAGACCCGAGTGGCGGCATCGGGCCAGGTCGAAGTGAAGAAACTCACCGACTGGCTCGGCGTGACCCAGCCGCTGCCGGTGTCCGGGACGATTCCCTACCAGTTGCAGTTGAACCTGGACGGCGCCGACAGTCAGTTGATGGTCAGTTCCAGCATGAAAGGGGTGGCTGTCGATCTGCCGGCGCCGTTCGGCATGGCGGCGGATGTCGGGCGCGACACGATATTTCGCATGACCCTGCAGGGACAGGAGCGGCGTTACTGGGTCAATTACGATCAACTGGCAAATTTCACCTTCGCGGCGCCGCCAAGCAATTTCGCCGACGGTCGTGGTGAGTTGTTCCTCGGTGCCGGTGAAGCCGTGTTGCCTGGCAACAAAGGCTTGCGCATTCGTGGTGTGTTGTCGGAACTGGACGTCGCGCCGTGGCAGGCTCTGGTCAACAAATATGCCGGACAGGACCCGGGCGGCAGTGCCAAGCAACTGTTGAGCAGTGCCGACTTCAAGGTCGGCAAGCTCACCGCATTCGGCACCACGCTGGATCAGGCTTCGGTCCAGTTGAATCGCAAACCGGGGGCGTGGAATCTGGCGCTCGATAGCCAGCAGGCCAAAGGTACGGCCAGCCTGCCGGACGCGAAGAACGCGCCGATTGTGGTGAATCTGCAATCCGTGCGACTGCCGGCGCCGGATCCGACGGTGCAGGCCGACGAGAATTCGCCTGACCCGTTGGTGTCGGTCGATCCGACAAAAATCCCGGCGCTGGATATCACCATCAACCAGTTGTTCCTGGGGCAGGATCTGGTCGGTGGCTGGTCACTCAAGGTCCGGCCGACCGCCAAAGGCATTGCCCTGAACAACCTCGATATGGGCCTCAAAGGCATCCTGTTGCAGGGCAACGGCGGCTGGGAAGGCGCGCCGGGTGCGACCAATAGCTGGTTCAAAGGGCGGATTGGCGGCAAGAACCTCGCCGATGTGCTCAAGGGTTGGGGCTTTGCGCCGAGCGTGACCAGCGAAGAATTCCATATGGACGTCGATGGCCGCTGGCCGGGCTCGCCGGCATGGCTGGCGACCAAGCGCTTCTCCGGGACCCTCGATGCCTCGCTGAGCAAAGGCCAGTTTGTTGAGGTGGAAGGTGGAGCGCAGGCGTTGCGGGTGTTTGGTCTGCTCAACTTCAACTCCATCGGCCGCCGGTTGCGCCTGGACTTCTCCGATCTGTTTGGCAAAGGCTTGAGCTACGACCGGGTCAAAGGTTTGCTGGTGGCCAACAACGGCGTTTACGTCACGCGCGAACCAATCCGCCTGACCGGGCCGTCGAGCAATCTGGAGCTGGACGGCACACTGGACCTGGTCGGCGATCAGGTCGACGCCAAATTGCTGGTGACATTGCCGGTGACCAACAACCTGCCGATTGCTGCGCTGATTGTTGGCGCTCCGGCGGTAGGCGGCGCGTTGTTCCTGATCGACAAGCTGATCGGTGACCGTGTGGCGCGCTTCGCCAGTGTGAAATACACCGTCAAAGGCCCATGGAAAGAGCCGAAAATCACCTTCGACAAGCCTTTTTGA
- a CDS encoding carbon-nitrogen hydrolase family protein, with amino-acid sequence MSLAVIQMVSQSDVLANLAQARRLLEQAAASGAKLAVLPENFAAMGRRDIAAIGRAEALGEGPILPWLKQTARDLRIWIVAGTLPLPPVDQPDAKSHACSLLVNDQGETVARYDKLHLFDVDVADNRGRYRESDDYAYGSGVVVADTPVGKVGLTVCYDLRFPELYSELRAAGAELITAPSAFTAVTGAAHWDVLIRARAIETQCYVLAAAQGGTHPGPRETFGHAAIVDPWGRVLAHQDQGEAVLLAERDSDEQASIRARMPVTSHRRFFSQGAQRPASEHEFKA; translated from the coding sequence ATGTCTTTAGCGGTGATTCAAATGGTCAGCCAGAGCGATGTGCTGGCCAATCTGGCTCAGGCCCGGCGCCTGCTTGAACAAGCGGCAGCGAGCGGCGCGAAGCTGGCCGTGTTGCCGGAAAACTTCGCCGCCATGGGTCGTCGCGACATCGCCGCCATCGGCCGTGCCGAGGCCCTTGGCGAAGGCCCGATCCTGCCATGGTTGAAACAGACCGCCCGCGACCTCAGGATATGGATAGTCGCCGGCACATTGCCGTTGCCGCCGGTCGATCAACCCGACGCCAAGTCGCACGCCTGTTCGCTGCTGGTCAACGATCAGGGCGAAACCGTTGCGCGATATGACAAGTTGCACTTGTTCGATGTCGATGTAGCGGACAATCGCGGCCGTTACCGCGAATCCGATGACTATGCTTATGGCAGTGGTGTGGTCGTGGCGGACACCCCGGTGGGCAAAGTCGGTCTGACCGTGTGTTATGACCTGCGCTTTCCGGAGCTGTATAGCGAATTGCGCGCTGCCGGTGCCGAGTTGATTACCGCTCCGTCGGCGTTTACCGCGGTAACGGGCGCGGCGCATTGGGACGTACTGATCCGCGCGCGGGCCATCGAGACTCAGTGTTATGTGTTGGCGGCAGCACAGGGCGGCACCCATCCGGGACCGCGAGAAACCTTCGGGCATGCGGCGATCGTCGACCCGTGGGGGCGCGTGCTGGCGCATCAGGATCAAGGCGAAGCGGTGTTGTTGGCCGAACGCGATAGCGATGAACAAGCGTCCATCAGGGCGCGGATGCCGGTGACGAGTCATCGGCGGTTTTTCTCGCAGGGCGCACAGCGACCTGCCTCAGAACATGAATTTAAGGCCTAA
- the tldD gene encoding metalloprotease TldD, protein MSELLSSVSDHLLAPGGVTIESLQGVLGDLAGPGIDAADLYFQGQISESWALEDGIVKEGSFNLDQGVGVRAQSGEKTGFAYSNAITLEALGAAARAARSISRAGQNGTVQAFTTQDVAQLYAPDNPLEVLSRAEKVELLKRIDVATRALDPRIQQVSVSMAGVWERILVASTDGGLAADVRPLVRFNVSVIVEQNGRRERGGHGGGGRTDYRYFLAEDRAMGYAREALRQALVNLEAIPAPAGTLPVVLGSGWSGVLLHEAVGHGLEGDFNRKGSSAYSGRMGEMVASKLCTIVDDGTLSGRRGSLSVDDEGTPTECTTLIENGVLKGYMQDKLNARLMGVARTGNGRRESYAHLPMPRMTNTYMLGGESDPAEIIASVKKGIYCANLGGGQVDITSGKFVFSTSEAYLIEDGKITAPVKGATLIGNGPEAMSRVSMVGNDLALDSGVGTCGKDGQSVPVGVGQPTLKIDAITVGGTGA, encoded by the coding sequence ATGAGCGAGTTGTTGTCCTCAGTCAGTGATCACCTTTTGGCGCCCGGCGGCGTGACGATCGAGAGCCTGCAAGGCGTGCTCGGCGATCTGGCGGGCCCGGGCATCGATGCCGCCGACTTGTATTTCCAGGGCCAGATCTCCGAGTCCTGGGCGTTGGAAGACGGCATCGTCAAGGAAGGCAGCTTCAACCTCGACCAGGGTGTCGGTGTGCGTGCTCAGTCCGGTGAAAAAACCGGTTTTGCCTACAGTAATGCGATCACCCTCGAAGCCTTGGGCGCCGCGGCGCGTGCGGCGCGCTCGATCTCCCGTGCCGGGCAGAACGGCACCGTGCAGGCGTTCACCACTCAGGACGTCGCGCAGTTGTACGCGCCGGACAACCCGCTGGAAGTGCTGAGCCGTGCCGAGAAAGTCGAACTGCTCAAGCGCATCGACGTCGCCACTCGCGCACTTGATCCGCGTATTCAGCAGGTTAGCGTGAGCATGGCCGGCGTCTGGGAGCGAATTCTGGTGGCGTCCACCGACGGCGGCCTGGCGGCGGACGTGCGACCGCTGGTGCGCTTCAATGTCAGCGTCATCGTTGAACAGAATGGCCGTCGCGAGCGCGGCGGGCATGGCGGCGGCGGGCGTACCGATTACCGTTATTTCCTCGCCGAAGACCGTGCCATGGGCTACGCCCGTGAAGCGTTGCGTCAGGCGCTGGTGAACCTCGAAGCGATTCCGGCGCCGGCCGGTACCTTGCCGGTGGTGTTGGGTTCAGGCTGGTCGGGCGTGCTGCTGCACGAAGCGGTCGGTCATGGTCTGGAAGGCGACTTCAACCGCAAGGGCAGTTCGGCCTACAGCGGGCGCATGGGCGAAATGGTTGCCTCGAAGCTTTGCACCATCGTCGATGACGGCACCCTTAGTGGTCGTCGCGGCTCGCTGAGTGTCGACGACGAAGGCACGCCGACCGAGTGCACCACGCTGATTGAAAACGGCGTCCTCAAGGGTTACATGCAGGACAAGCTCAACGCGCGCCTGATGGGCGTGGCCCGTACCGGTAACGGTCGCCGTGAATCCTACGCGCATCTGCCGATGCCGCGCATGACCAACACTTACATGCTCGGTGGCGAAAGCGATCCGGCGGAAATCATCGCTTCGGTGAAGAAGGGCATCTACTGCGCCAACCTCGGCGGCGGTCAGGTCGACATCACCAGCGGCAAGTTCGTGTTCTCCACCAGCGAGGCGTACCTGATCGAAGACGGCAAGATCACTGCGCCGGTCAAAGGCGCGACGTTGATCGGCAATGGGCCCGAGGCGATGAGCCGGGTGTCGATGGTTGGTAACGATCTGGCACTGGACAGCGGCGTGGGCACGTGTGGCAAGGATGGGCAGTCGGTACCGGTGGGTGTTGGCCAGCCGACGCTGAAAATCGATGCGATCACCGTGGGTGGCACGGGCGCATAA
- the yjgA gene encoding ribosome biogenesis factor YjgA — translation MVDSYDDSLDTGEKSKSQVKRELHALVDLGERLTTLKPDLIAKLPLTDAMRRALADAPKHTANIARKRHLQFIGKLMRDQDTDAILTLLDQLDASTRQYNERFHNLERWRDRLIAGDDAVLEKFVVEYPDADRQQLRSLIRQAQHEVAQNKPPASSRKIFKYIRELDETQRGLR, via the coding sequence ATGGTTGATTCTTACGACGACTCCCTCGATACGGGAGAAAAAAGCAAATCTCAGGTCAAACGCGAGCTGCATGCTCTGGTTGACCTCGGCGAGCGCCTGACCACACTCAAGCCCGACTTGATCGCAAAACTGCCGTTGACCGACGCCATGCGCCGGGCCTTGGCCGATGCGCCCAAGCACACCGCGAACATTGCGCGTAAACGGCACTTGCAGTTCATCGGCAAACTGATGCGCGATCAGGACACTGACGCGATTCTCACGCTGCTCGATCAACTCGATGCCTCGACTCGTCAGTACAACGAGCGTTTCCACAATCTCGAACGCTGGCGTGATCGCCTGATCGCAGGCGACGATGCCGTGCTGGAAAAATTCGTCGTCGAGTACCCGGACGCCGATCGCCAGCAACTGCGTTCCCTGATCCGTCAGGCTCAGCATGAGGTTGCGCAAAACAAACCTCCTGCTTCCAGCCGCAAGATCTTCAAGTACATCCGTGAACTGGACGAGACTCAACGCGGACTGCGTTGA
- the pmbA gene encoding metalloprotease PmbA, protein MSMSAVESVGPQALPALQEQVEQIIAEAKRQGASACEVAVSLEQGLSTSVRQREVETVEFNRDQGFGITLYVGQRKGSASTSATGPDAIRETVAAALAIAKHTSEDEASGLADAALMARDLQDFDLFHEWDITPEQAIEKALLCEAAAFDADARIKNADGTTLSTHQGCRVYGNSHGFIGGYASTRHSLSCVMIAEADGQMQRDYWYDVSRQGTLLADPVSIGQKAAQRAASRLGARPVPTCEVPVLFSAELAGGLFGSFLSAVSGGSLYRKSSFLEGTLGQKLFPEWLTIDERPHLMRAMGSASYDGDGLATYAKPFVEKGELVSYILGTYSGRKLGMPSTANAGGVHNLFVTHGDEDQTALLKRMGRGLLVTELMGHGLNMVTGDYSRGAAGFWVENGEIQFAVQEVTIAGNMRDMFKQIVAVGNDLELRSNIRTGSVLIERMTVAGS, encoded by the coding sequence ATGAGCATGAGTGCAGTTGAAAGCGTCGGCCCGCAGGCATTGCCGGCACTGCAGGAACAGGTCGAGCAGATCATCGCCGAAGCCAAGCGTCAGGGCGCCAGTGCCTGCGAAGTCGCGGTGTCGCTAGAGCAGGGCCTGTCGACTTCGGTGCGCCAGCGCGAAGTCGAAACGGTCGAATTCAACCGTGATCAGGGTTTTGGCATCACGCTGTATGTCGGTCAGCGAAAGGGTTCTGCGAGCACCTCGGCTACTGGCCCGGATGCCATTCGCGAAACAGTCGCCGCCGCACTGGCGATCGCCAAACACACGTCTGAAGACGAAGCCTCAGGCCTGGCCGATGCAGCGCTAATGGCCAGGGACCTGCAGGATTTCGATCTATTCCACGAATGGGACATCACCCCGGAGCAAGCCATCGAGAAGGCATTGCTCTGTGAAGCGGCGGCATTCGACGCCGATGCGCGGATCAAGAACGCCGATGGCACTACCCTCAGCACCCATCAGGGTTGCCGCGTGTATGGCAACAGCCACGGTTTCATTGGTGGGTATGCGTCGACCCGGCACAGCCTGAGCTGCGTGATGATCGCCGAGGCCGATGGCCAGATGCAGCGTGATTACTGGTATGACGTGAGTCGTCAGGGCACATTGCTCGCCGATCCGGTAAGCATTGGCCAGAAGGCCGCGCAACGAGCGGCGAGCCGCTTGGGCGCGCGCCCGGTGCCGACATGCGAGGTGCCGGTGCTGTTTTCCGCTGAGCTGGCGGGCGGATTGTTTGGCAGTTTCCTTTCGGCAGTTTCCGGAGGCAGTCTGTATCGCAAATCGTCGTTCCTGGAAGGCACGCTGGGGCAGAAGCTGTTCCCGGAATGGCTGACCATCGACGAGCGCCCACACTTGATGCGTGCAATGGGCAGCGCTTCGTATGACGGTGACGGCTTGGCGACTTATGCCAAACCGTTCGTCGAAAAGGGCGAGTTGGTTTCATACATTCTCGGCACTTACTCCGGCCGTAAGCTCGGTATGCCGAGCACTGCCAACGCCGGTGGCGTGCACAACCTGTTCGTCACCCATGGCGACGAAGATCAGACTGCACTGTTGAAGCGTATGGGCCGTGGCTTGTTGGTCACCGAATTGATGGGCCATGGCTTGAACATGGTTACCGGCGATTATTCGCGCGGGGCGGCGGGGTTCTGGGTCGAGAACGGTGAAATCCAGTTCGCGGTGCAGGAAGTGACCATCGCCGGCAACATGCGCGACATGTTCAAACAGATCGTCGCCGTGGGTAACGATCTTGAGCTGCGCAGCAACATTCGCACCGGTTCGGTGTTGATCGAGCGGATGACCGTCGCGGGCAGCTAA